Genomic DNA from Streptomyces sp. PCS3-D2:
CACCGGCTGGAGCCGGCCCGTGTGGAGCGCGCCCTGTGCGAGGGCGGCGGCGTCGGCCAGGCCGTGGTCTTCCCCGACCCGGAGACCGGCACCGTCCTGTGGGCGTTCACCGTGCCGGCCGACCCGGCGGCGGCGCCGCTGCCCGGCGAGGCCGTCCGGCTCACGGGCGCCGACCGGGACGCCCTCGTGGCCCCGCTGGAGGCACAGCTGCCCGACTGGGCGGTGCCGCGGGTGCTGTACCGGGTGTCCGTCCTGCCGAAGAACCCGCACGGCAAGGTCGACAAGCGGCGGTTGGCCACGTGGGCGGCCACGGCTTCCGCCACCTCCGGCACGCCGGCGGCAGCGTCGACCGCGGAAGCCCCGGGGATCGCGCAGGAGCCGCTGAACGGGGTGCTGGCCCTCTTCCGCGAGGTCCTGGACGCCCCCGGTCTCGGCCCCGACGACAACTTCTTCGACCACGGCGGGCAGTCCCTGCTCGCCCTGCGCCTGCTCGCGCGCCTGCGCGAGTCCCAGCCCGCCGCCGCCGGGCTGAGGGCGAGCGCGCTCTTCACGGCCCCGACCCCCCGGCTCCTCGCCGAGGCGCTCGCCGGCCGCGCGGTCGCCCACCCCTGACCAACACCTGTCCGGCGGGAGGGGATCCCTCCCCGTCCCGCGCAGCCGTACCACCCGAGGGCCCGCGGCCCGGCTCCGACCGCCCGCGAGCAGCAACCATCCCCCGACCACTCAGCGAGAGTTGGCATGTCGAACCTCACCGACCAGTCCACACCCGGCTACACCCTGACCGCCGACGAGGCATCCTCCATCGCGGAACTCGACCTCGAACTGGCGTCCTCCTACCCGTCCTTCGGCGACTCCGTGCTGCTGCGCGACCTACCGCGGCTCGCGGCCCGGCTGCCCGAAGGCGTGCAGCACTTCCTGCGCGACTTCAAGCTGGCCGACCGCCACGGCCACGCCGTGATCCGCGGTCACGATTTCGACCAGCTGCGCATCGGCCCCACCCCCGACCACTGGCGGGGCCGCGGACGGCCCGGTCCGGAGTTCCCCGAAGAGCTGCTGCTGATGCTGTACTCGGCGCTGCTCGGCGAGCCCTTCGGCTGGGCCACACAGCAGGACGGGCACCTCGTGCACGACATCTTCCCGATCCGCCAGCACGAGAACGACCAGCTCGGCATGGGCAGCAAGGAGCTGCTGACCTGGCACACCGAGGACGCCTTCCACCCCTACCGCAGCGACTACCTGATCCTCGGCGCGCTGCGCAACCCCGACCACGTGCCCACCACGGTCGGTGAGCTGGACCTGTCCTCCCTGTCGGCCGAGGACATCGACATCCTCTTCGAGCCGCGGTTCTACATCGCGCCCGACGAGTCGCACCTGCCGAAGAACAACACGATCGCCTCCGAGGAGGAGGCGGCCCGGTTCACCACCATTCAGCGCATGATCGACGAGCGGCCGCTCGGCCCGCTGCTCTACGGCTCTCGGCTGGACCCGTACATGCGCCTCGACCCGTACTTCACCTCCGTACCCGAGGACGACACCGAGGCCCGGCGGGCGTACGACGCACTGTTCAAGGTGGTCGACGCCGGGATGCGGGAAGTGGTCGCGGACCAGGGCGACGTGCTCTTCATCGACAACCACCGGGCCGTGCACGGCCGGCTGCCGTTCCAGGCCCGCTACGACGGCACCGACCGCTGGCTGAAGCGGGTCTGCGTGACGACGGACCTGCGCCGCTCCCGCGAGATGCGGGCCACGGCCGCCACCCGGCTCCTGGGCTGACGCGCCGGTGGCCCTCACGCTCACCGACCTGTCCCGCGATCCGTGGCTGCTGCCCGAGGTCGACGCCCTGATCGCCAGCAACATGCCCGCGTTCATGAGCTGGGAGTCCCCCGGCAATTGGCGCTGGCACGGCATGTACGACCGCTACGCCGCGCACCAGCTGTGCCTGGTGGACGATGGCGGGCGCCTGGTCGCGGCCGCCAACGGCCTACCGGTCCACTGGGACGGCACGCCCTCGTCGCTGCCGTCCGGCAGCGACGAGGTCCTCGTGCGGGGGGTGGACCTGGCCCCGCCGGACCGCCCGGACGCCGTGTGCATGCTGTCGGTCTCCGTGGACCCCGCGCACCGGGCGGCCGGCCACGCCGAACGGCTGCTCACCGAGGTCCGGCGGCGAGCCGCCCGGCACGCCCCGCGCGGGGTGATCATCCCGGTCAGGCCCACCCGCAAGCCGCTCTACCCGCTGATCCCGATCGACGAGTACGCGGCCTGGCGGCGGCCCGACGGGCGCTGCTTCGACCCCTGGCTGCGCACCCACCTGGAGTTGGGAGCCCGCCAACTCGGCATCGCACGAGCTTCCCTGGTGATCCGTCAGCCTATTTCCCGCTGGGCGGAGTTCCTCGGGCACCCGCTGCCCGGACCGGGCGAGCACCCCTTGCCCGGAGCCCTCGTACCGCTGCGGGTCGCCGCGGACGGGCACGGCACCTACACCGAACCGAACGTGTGGGTGCACCACCCCGCCGGGCCCGGCACGCCGTGACCGGCTCCGGGCCGCGCGCCCGGCCGCCCCACCCCACCCCCGAATTCCGACGAACCCTGGAGAGAACCATGCCTCCCGTACGCCTCGCCATCGTCGGGTGCGGCGCCGCCGCCCGCGGCTGCCACCTGCCCGCCCTGCCCGCGCTCAAGGGCGACGTACAGCTGACCGCGCTCATCGACCGCGACCCGCGCCAGGCCGAGGACGCCCTCGCCCTGTACCGGGAGCTCGGCGGCACCGACGCCGACCGGGTGGTGCTCGCGACCGACCCGGCCGGAGCCGCCGACGCCTTCGACGCGGCGGTCGTCGTGGCGCCGCACACCCTGCACGCGCCGATCGTCCAGGCGCTGCTGGCGGCCGGCAAGCACGTCCTGCTGGAGAAGCCGATGACCACCTCGGTGGAGGACGCGAAGGCGCTGGCCGCCACCGCAGCGGCCGAGGGCGCCCCGGTGCTCGCCATGGCCCACCCGCGTCGGCTGTTCCCGGCGTACGCCTGGGTCAAGCGGCTCATCGACGGCGGCGAGCTCGGCGACGTGGTGCGGGTCGACTGGTCGGAGGGCCACCCCTACGCCCACGAGCCGGTCTCCTGGTCGATGTTCGACCGGCGTCTCGCGGGCGGCGGCGTGCTCACCGACACCGCCTCGCACGTCTTCGACACCCTGCTGTGGTGGCTCGGTCCCGAGGTGGACGTGGTCCGCTACGAGGACAACTCCCTCGGCGGGGTGGAGACCGACTCCTCCACCCACCTGCGCTTCGGCACCGCCGACGTGCACTGCGCGTTCAGCCGCCTGCGCGACCTCGGCATCAGCTGCAAGGTCACCGGCACCCGGGCGACCGTGACCATCGGCACCGACTTCCCGGCCGGCGAGTGCACGCTGATCACCGCGGACGGGGTGGAGCTGCACCGGGGCGACGTGGACGCCGTCGCCCCCGCGCAGGGCGAGTGGGAGCTGCTCTTCACCGAACAGCTGGGCAACTTCGCCGCCGCGGTGCGCGGCACCGCCGCCGCCCACTCCACGCCGCAGGACGGCGTCCGCGTCGTCGAGCTGATCCAGGAGTGCTACGGCAGCCCCGGCCACCAGCGGGCCGCGCAGCCGTGGACCGTACGGGACGGCGCGGCCCCGGCGGGCCCCGTCCTGGCCGGCCGCACCGTGGCGGTGACCGGCGCGAGCGGGTTCATCGGGGGCCGGATCGTCGAACGGCTGATCCTCGGCACCGAGGCCCGGGTCCGGCCGGTGGTGCGCGGCTTCGGCCGGGCCGCTCGGCTGTCCGTCCTGCCGCAGGACAGGCTGGAGTTCCGCCAGGGCGACCTGCTGGACCCCGAGACGCTGCGCGCGGCCTTCGAGGGCTGCGACACCGTCGTGCACTGCGCCTTCGGCAGCGCCGGTGACGAGGCCGGCCGCTGGGCCGCCTCCGTGGAGGGCACCGCACACGTCCTGGCCGCGGCCCGCGCCGCCGGCGTCCGCCGCGTGGTGCACCTGAGCACCGTCGACGTCTACGACCCCGCCGTCACCGGCGCCCTCACCGAGGACTCGCCCGCCCGACCGACCGACACCACCGACCGCGAGTACGAGCAGCAGAAGCTCGCCGCCGAGCAGCTGGTCCTGGACGCGCACGGCGACGGCCTGGAGACGGTCGTCCTCCAGCCGGGCGTGGTGTACGGCCCCTGGGGCGGCCAGTGGACCACCGCCCAGCTCCGGCGTCCGGCGGGCGACTTCGCGCAGCTTCCGGCGGGCCCCGACGGCGGCGTGTGCAACGCCGTGTACGTGGACGACCTGGCCGACGCGGTGCTCCTGGCCGCGGACACCGCGGCCGCCGCGGGCGAGCGGTTCCTCGTGGGCCACCCCGAGGAACTGCATTGGGGCACCTTCTTCGACGGGATCCGTGCGCTGCGCGGCCCGCTGGACACTGCGGACGGGGCTGCCGGGGAGCCGGTCGCCGACTGGGAGTTGGAGCTGTACCGGGCGACGGCTCGCGCCGGCTACGACAAGGCCCGCCGGATCCTGGGCCACACGGCGCGCGTGCCGTTCGCCGAGGGTGCCGCGCTGACCGGGCAGTGGGCCCGCTGGGCCGGGGAAGCGCCGGAGGCCGGCGCATGAGCGGCATCACCGACGTCCTGGTGGTGGCGCCGCACCCCGACGACGACGTCATCGGCTGCGGCGGCTCCATCGCCAAGCACGTGCGCGACGGGGCCCGGGTGACGGTGGTCATCGTCATCGGCCGCGAGCGCAGCGCCCTCGACGACGCGGTCAGCGACGCCGAGTTCGCCGCCGAGACCGAGAACGCCGCGAAGGCCCTGGGGGTGCACCGCTGCGTGCGCTTCGAGGAGCCCTCGCGGGACTTCGTCCTCTCCCGCCGGGTGCACATGGACCTGGTCCGGGTCATGCGCGAGGTGCGGCCCCAGGTGGTGTACCTGCCGCACGACAACGACGACGACGTCGAGCACCGCATGGTGCACCAGCTGACCACCGAGGCGCTGTGGATGGCGCAGTCGGACTTCTTCCAGGAGACGGGCGGCAGGGCGATGCCGGCCCCCCGGCTGGTGCTCGGCTACGAGGTGTGGGCGCCGATGGCGCGCTTCCAGTACGCCGAGGACATCGACGGGCAGATCGAGACCAAGGTCGAGGCGATGCGAGCGTACGTCTCCCAGCTGCGGCACGCCGCGTGGGACGAGGGCATCCGCGGTCTGGCCCGCTACCGGGGCGCGGTCTCGGCCGGTTCCGGGCACGCGGAGGTGTTCCAGGTGCTGAGCCTGGGCGCCCCGCCCGCCGGGCCGGTGGCCGGTGGCGGCCATGACTGACCGGCTCCTGGTCTGCGGGCTCGGCACGGGCATGGACCGCTCCCTGACCGAGCTGCGCTCGCCCCGGCGGGAGCTCGTGGTGGTCACCGGCCACCCGACCGACCGGGCGCGGGCGGCCGCCGACGTGCTGCTCGTGTGCGACCCGAACGACGCGGTGGCGGTCCTCACGGAGCTGTCGGCGGCCGGGATCGACCGGATCGACGGGGTGTTCTCGCTGGGCGCGGACAACCCTCCGGTGATCAGCACCCTCGCCCGGCGCTTCGGCTGCCCGGGGCTGCCGCTGGAGACGGCCTTGGACTGCACGCTCAAGGACCGGAGGCTGCGGATCCTGCGCGCCGCCGGACTGGACCTGCCCCGGTTCGCCACCGCCGAAAGCGTCGGCGAGGCGGAGCGGGCCGTCGCGGACATCGGCCTGCCGGCGGTGCTCAAGCCCAGCGACCAGACCGGATCGCTGGGCGTGTTGAAGGTGGAGACCGCCGGGCAGGTGCGGGGGCTGGCGGAAGAGGCGCTG
This window encodes:
- the vioC gene encoding arginine beta-hydroxylase, Fe(II)/alpha-ketoglutarate-dependent, giving the protein MSNLTDQSTPGYTLTADEASSIAELDLELASSYPSFGDSVLLRDLPRLAARLPEGVQHFLRDFKLADRHGHAVIRGHDFDQLRIGPTPDHWRGRGRPGPEFPEELLLMLYSALLGEPFGWATQQDGHLVHDIFPIRQHENDQLGMGSKELLTWHTEDAFHPYRSDYLILGALRNPDHVPTTVGELDLSSLSAEDIDILFEPRFYIAPDESHLPKNNTIASEEEAARFTTIQRMIDERPLGPLLYGSRLDPYMRLDPYFTSVPEDDTEARRAYDALFKVVDAGMREVVADQGDVLFIDNHRAVHGRLPFQARYDGTDRWLKRVCVTTDLRRSREMRATAATRLLG
- a CDS encoding NAD-dependent epimerase/dehydratase family protein, yielding MPPVRLAIVGCGAAARGCHLPALPALKGDVQLTALIDRDPRQAEDALALYRELGGTDADRVVLATDPAGAADAFDAAVVVAPHTLHAPIVQALLAAGKHVLLEKPMTTSVEDAKALAATAAAEGAPVLAMAHPRRLFPAYAWVKRLIDGGELGDVVRVDWSEGHPYAHEPVSWSMFDRRLAGGGVLTDTASHVFDTLLWWLGPEVDVVRYEDNSLGGVETDSSTHLRFGTADVHCAFSRLRDLGISCKVTGTRATVTIGTDFPAGECTLITADGVELHRGDVDAVAPAQGEWELLFTEQLGNFAAAVRGTAAAHSTPQDGVRVVELIQECYGSPGHQRAAQPWTVRDGAAPAGPVLAGRTVAVTGASGFIGGRIVERLILGTEARVRPVVRGFGRAARLSVLPQDRLEFRQGDLLDPETLRAAFEGCDTVVHCAFGSAGDEAGRWAASVEGTAHVLAAARAAGVRRVVHLSTVDVYDPAVTGALTEDSPARPTDTTDREYEQQKLAAEQLVLDAHGDGLETVVLQPGVVYGPWGGQWTTAQLRRPAGDFAQLPAGPDGGVCNAVYVDDLADAVLLAADTAAAAGERFLVGHPEELHWGTFFDGIRALRGPLDTADGAAGEPVADWELELYRATARAGYDKARRILGHTARVPFAEGAALTGQWARWAGEAPEAGA
- a CDS encoding PIG-L deacetylase family protein; protein product: MSGITDVLVVAPHPDDDVIGCGGSIAKHVRDGARVTVVIVIGRERSALDDAVSDAEFAAETENAAKALGVHRCVRFEEPSRDFVLSRRVHMDLVRVMREVRPQVVYLPHDNDDDVEHRMVHQLTTEALWMAQSDFFQETGGRAMPAPRLVLGYEVWAPMARFQYAEDIDGQIETKVEAMRAYVSQLRHAAWDEGIRGLARYRGAVSAGSGHAEVFQVLSLGAPPAGPVAGGGHD